A single window of Melospiza georgiana isolate bMelGeo1 chromosome 6, bMelGeo1.pri, whole genome shotgun sequence DNA harbors:
- the LOC131084938 gene encoding LOW QUALITY PROTEIN: mas-related G-protein coupled receptor member H-like (The sequence of the model RefSeq protein was modified relative to this genomic sequence to represent the inferred CDS: inserted 2 bases in 2 codons), which yields TEGHDLCETDVTDVAIHSVTLLICLCGLAGNGAVLWVLGFHIHRDTMKPITAYILDLAIINFLFLIFMVPSTLLFLLEHFSCSSIMSPPSIRFLFLLFPMFHSVGLYRLTXISIERGRSMLCPPGLFCHLPQGLSWVVVSAVLWALSITAIAAISAVNSLCQSQEHKLCCRGALISLYILNFLVFTPSMVISSTILFIHFKGSSQQQQSRXLDIIVFLAVLLTVPLSLWNFLQQLGYTTVSSQVVLLFACMHSSINPFIYSSVTKCWRCCSMGSLRECLQKVFEEPEGSTAPSNDATMDRGV from the exons ACTGAAGGGCATGATCTGTGTGAGACAGATGTCACTGATGTGGCCATACACAGTGTGACCCTGCTCATCTGCCtctgtgggctggctgggaacggggctgtgctctgggtcCTCGGGTTCCACATCCACAGGGACACCATGAAACCCATCACTGCCTACATCCTTGACCTGGCCATCATCaacttcctcttcctcatcttcaTGGTCCCCTCcactctgctcttcctgctggagcatttctcctgctcctccatcaTGTCCCCACCATCCATAcgcttccttttcctcctcttcccgaTGTTCCACAGCGTAGGGCTGTACCGGCTGA GCATCAGCATCGAGAGGGGCAGGTCCATGCTCTGCCCACCTGGGCTCTTCTGCCACCTTCCCCAGGGCCTCTCATGGGTGGTGGTCAGTGCCGTGCTCTGGGCCCTTTCCATCACTGCCATCGCTGCCATTTCTGCGGTGAATTCCCTGTGCCAGTCACAGGAACACAAACTCTGCTGCCGCGGGGCTCTCATCTCCCTGTACATCCTCAACTTCCTCGTCTTTACTCCATCCATGGTCATTTCCAGCACAATCCTCTTCATTCACTTCAAGGgtagctcccagcagcagcaatcca GCCTTGACATCATTGtcttcctggctgtgctcctcaCTGTCCCCCTCAGTCTCTGgaatttcctgcagcagctcggCTACACCACTGTGTCCTCCCAGGTTGTTCTCCTGTTTGCCTGCATGCACAGCAGCATCAACCCCTTCATCTACAGCTCAGTAACAaagtgctggaggtgctgctccaTGGGGTCCCTCAGGGAGTGCCTCCAGAAGGTGTTTGAGGAGCCAGAAGGGAGCACTGCCCCCAGTAATGATGCCACCATGGACAGGGGGGTCTGA
- the LOC131084587 gene encoding LOW QUALITY PROTEIN: mas-related G-protein coupled receptor member H-like (The sequence of the model RefSeq protein was modified relative to this genomic sequence to represent the inferred CDS: inserted 1 base in 1 codon), with the protein MEVTTVSPSPASPTEGDDLCETDVTSVAIHSVTLLICLCGLAGNGAVIGLLSLKTRNFPVFNLAVIDFLFLLFAVPSALLFLVEDVSCTHILPLLYLSFLFQLSVVSLYWGLYWLTPGSNMWSMYKLCCLCCHCELPERLLWVVGSVQYWAFFALFTVIPTVTFLCPSHQQEHCQAALMSMYTLILLLFVAPVAVSNTIXIKAKWGSQQQQPERRDIIILITVLVIVLFILCNFLQELGYTIVSTQVVFLLACMQSSIKRFIYFLVGQCWRP; encoded by the exons ATGGAGGTGACCACCGTGTCCCCATCTCCTGCCTCACCCACTGAAGGAGATGATCTGTGTGAGACAGATGTCACCAGCGTGGCCATACACAGTGTGACCCTGCTCATCTGCCtctgtgggctggctgggaacGGGGCTGTCATCGGCCTCCTCAGCCTGAAAACCAGGAACTTTCCCGTCTTTAACCTGGCTGTCATTgacttcctcttcctcctctttgcgGTACCCTCCGCGCTACTCTTCCTGGTGGAGGACGTGTCCTGCACTCATATCTTGCCCCTGCTGTACCTGAGTTTCCTTTTCCAGTTGTCAGTGGTCTCCCTCTACTGGGGGCTGTACTGGCTGACGCCCGGCAGCAATATGTGGTCTATGtacaagctctgctgcctctgctgccactgCGAGCTTCCCGAGCGCCTGTTGTGGGTAGTGGGAAGTGTCCAATACTGGGCCTTCTTTGCTCTCTTCACTGTCATTCCCACGGTGACATTCCTGTGCCCATCACACCAGCAGGAGCACTGCCAGGCAGCTCTCATGTCCATGTACACCCTCATCCTGCTCCTCTTTGTTGCACCCGTGGCAGTTTCAAACACGA TCATTAAGGCCAAGtggggctcccagcagcagcagcctgagaggCGCGACATCATTATCCTCATCACTGTGCTCGTCATAGTCCTCTTCATCCTCTGCaatttcctgcaggagctcggTTACACCATTGTGTCCACCCAGGTTGTTTTCCTGCTCGCCTGCATGCAGAGCAGCATCAAACGCTTCATCTACTTCTTGgttgggcagtgctggaggccCTGA
- the LOC131084588 gene encoding mas-related G-protein coupled receptor member H-like, protein MEVTTVSPSPASPTEGDDLCETDVTSVAIHSVTLLICLCGLAGNGAVLWFTGARCLSRKRTNRYILILTFLDFLFLLFLVPFTLLFLLEVVSCSIIMPLWYVAMLFEVPLVSYNLWLYTLTFISIKRCRSIHCPLWHCCHHPQQLLKVMHWGLLGFFFMTLIAVFATMISLCAIQRSEHCRMSLFSMYAFNLLFCAPFVLISSTILFIMVKPGSHQQTPKKLDIVFCIIVLFTLPRSLCNLVQQFGYAALPSPVSFLLNCIHTTINPIIFFLVGRCWRPCSVGSLRLSLQRVFEETEENTAHSHDPTMDTVL, encoded by the coding sequence ATGGAGGTGACCACCGTGTCCCCATCTCCTGCCTCACCCACCGAAGGAGATGATCTGTGTGAGACAGATGTCACCAGCGTGGCCATACACAGTGTGACCCTGCTCATCTGCCTCTGTGGTCTGGCCGGCAACGGGGCTGTCCTGTGGTTCACCGGGGCCCGCTGTTTGTCTAGGAAGAGAACCAACCGTTACATTCTCATTCTGACTTTTTTGgacttcctcttcctcctctttctggTCCCCTTCACTCTGCTCTTCCTTCTGGAGGTTGTGTCCTGCTCTATCATCATGCCCTTGTGGTACGTGGCGATGCTTTTTGAGGTGCCACTGGTGTCATACAACTTGTGGCTGTACACGCTGACATTCATCAGCATCAAGAGGTGCAGGTCCATCCACTGCCcgctctggcactgctgccaccatccccagcagctgtTGAAGGTGATGCATTGGGGTCTGCTTGGCTTCTTCTTCATGACTCTCATCGCTGTCTTTGCCACCATGATTTCTCTGTGTGCAATCCAGCGATCTGAGCACTGCCGGATGTCTCTGTTCTCCATGTACGCCTTCAACCTCCTCTTTTGTGCTCCCTTTGTGCTCATTTCCAGCACAATCCTCTTCATTATGGTCAAGCCTGGCTCCCATCAGCAGACACCCAAGAAGCTCGATATTGTTTTCTGCATCATTGTGCTCTTCACTCTGCCCCGCAGCCTCTGCAACTTAGTCCAGCAGTTTGGTTATGCTGCTTTGCCCTCCCCGGTGTCTTTCCTACTTAACTGTATCCACACCACCATCAACCCCATCATTTTCTTCTTGGTAGGGAGATGCTGGAggccctgctctgtggggtcCCTCCGGCTCTCCCTCCAGAGGGTCTTTGAGGAGACAGAAGAAAATACTGCCCACAGCCATGATCCTACCATGGACACAGTGCTCTGA